The following coding sequences are from one Geodermatophilus normandii window:
- a CDS encoding PucR family transcriptional regulator, with protein MRTAPWGVEERLAELVPTLLDRLDEMTDRMVEILVETEPAYREAMAGGDPQMRATLRRNLEVGVRGLLSDVPAAYHQSHAEGARAVGRLRAAQGIPLEAVLRAYRLGGQITWEALVALSRQGDRHDDGLLLEVAGSLWRTNDRGCSAAAEGYRAEERRRSGLDAVERQRLLDGLLDGRGGDPAFARTAAELLSVPLAGRLAVVVAPVRDEGDEPLDPAAALLKRGIRSAWGTRSQASVGVVGLGTRRLPELLAWLGAVASGPVGVSSVVEGAAAVAGAYRLAETAARTLPDGVARVVTIDDRLPEALLSNSPEILSRLVGETLGRLLELPADEREVLLETLSAFLDADASPTRAADLLYCHRNTVMHRLRRIESVTGRKLTDPRARLLWQLALLGTGHHDAGHRRPVRDSA; from the coding sequence GTGCGGACTGCCCCCTGGGGGGTCGAGGAGCGCCTGGCCGAACTGGTGCCGACGCTGCTCGACCGGCTCGACGAGATGACCGACCGGATGGTGGAGATCCTGGTCGAGACCGAGCCGGCCTACCGCGAGGCCATGGCCGGAGGCGACCCGCAGATGCGCGCCACCCTGCGGCGCAACCTCGAGGTCGGCGTCCGCGGGCTGCTGTCCGACGTGCCCGCCGCCTACCACCAGAGCCACGCCGAGGGCGCCCGCGCGGTGGGCCGCCTCCGGGCCGCCCAGGGCATCCCGCTGGAGGCCGTGCTGCGCGCCTACCGGCTCGGCGGGCAGATCACCTGGGAGGCGCTCGTCGCGCTCTCCCGCCAGGGCGACCGGCACGACGACGGGCTGCTGCTGGAGGTCGCCGGCTCCCTGTGGCGCACCAACGACCGCGGGTGCAGCGCCGCCGCGGAGGGCTACCGGGCCGAGGAGCGGCGCCGCTCGGGCCTCGACGCCGTCGAGCGGCAGCGGCTGCTCGACGGGTTGCTCGACGGCCGCGGCGGCGACCCCGCGTTCGCCCGCACCGCCGCCGAGCTGCTGTCGGTGCCCCTGGCGGGACGGCTCGCCGTCGTCGTCGCCCCGGTGCGCGACGAGGGGGACGAGCCGCTGGACCCGGCGGCCGCGCTGCTCAAGCGCGGCATCCGGTCGGCGTGGGGCACCCGCTCGCAGGCCTCGGTGGGCGTGGTCGGGCTGGGCACCCGCCGGCTGCCGGAGCTGCTGGCCTGGCTGGGCGCGGTGGCCTCCGGTCCGGTGGGGGTGTCCTCGGTGGTGGAGGGCGCCGCGGCCGTGGCCGGCGCCTACCGGCTGGCCGAGACCGCGGCGCGCACCCTGCCCGACGGCGTCGCGCGGGTGGTGACCATCGACGACCGGCTGCCGGAGGCGCTGCTGAGCAACTCGCCGGAGATCCTGTCCCGGCTGGTCGGCGAGACCCTGGGCCGGCTGCTCGAGCTGCCCGCGGACGAGCGCGAGGTGCTGCTGGAGACCCTGTCGGCGTTCCTCGACGCCGACGCCTCACCCACCCGCGCCGCCGACCTCCTGTACTGCCACCGCAACACGGTGATGCACCGGCTGCGGCGGATCGAGTCCGTGACCGGCCGCAAGCTCACCGACCCCCGGGCCCGGCTGCTGTGGCAGCTGGCCCTGCTGGGCACCGGTCACCACGACGCCGGGCACCGGCGGCCGGTCCGCGACTCCGCCTGA
- a CDS encoding ABC transporter ATP-binding protein, producing MAEAHGSTAAGAAGTGLSKGDPGRGAATGSSVIAGGGTATADAVLSVEGLSAAYGPVKALDGVTLRAEQGRITAVLGANGAGKTTLLRTISGLVRPTAGRVVLNGEDVTRSPVEAMVTKGMSHVPEGRGVIAELTVDENLRVGSLFRGKVGQDEFDRVYDLFPRIKERRTSTAHTLSGGERQMLVIGRALLARPKLLLLDEPSLGLAPRIVAQIFALLRKLVDTEGLSVLLVEQNARSALSVADTGVVLNLGRVVVTDDAARLAGDEDLRHAYLGF from the coding sequence GTGGCTGAGGCGCACGGCAGCACCGCGGCGGGCGCCGCCGGCACCGGCCTGTCCAAGGGCGACCCGGGCCGGGGCGCCGCGACCGGGAGCAGCGTCATCGCCGGCGGCGGGACCGCCACCGCCGACGCCGTCCTGTCCGTCGAGGGGCTGTCGGCCGCCTACGGGCCGGTCAAGGCGCTCGACGGCGTGACGCTGCGCGCCGAGCAGGGCCGGATCACCGCGGTGCTCGGCGCCAACGGCGCCGGCAAGACGACGCTGCTGCGCACCATCAGCGGCCTGGTCCGCCCGACCGCCGGCCGGGTCGTCCTCAACGGCGAGGACGTCACCCGGTCCCCCGTGGAGGCGATGGTCACCAAGGGCATGTCGCACGTGCCGGAGGGCCGCGGCGTCATCGCCGAGCTGACCGTCGACGAGAACCTCCGGGTCGGCTCGCTGTTCCGCGGCAAGGTCGGGCAGGACGAGTTCGACCGGGTCTACGACCTCTTCCCGCGGATCAAGGAGCGCCGCACCTCCACGGCGCACACGCTCTCCGGCGGTGAGCGCCAGATGCTGGTCATCGGCCGCGCGCTGCTGGCCCGGCCGAAGCTGCTGCTGCTGGACGAGCCCTCGCTGGGCCTGGCCCCGCGGATCGTGGCGCAGATCTTCGCGCTGCTGCGCAAGCTCGTCGACACCGAGGGCCTGTCGGTGCTGCTGGTGGAGCAGAACGCCCGCAGCGCGCTGTCCGTCGCCGACACCGGGGTGGTCCTCAACCTCGGCCGCGTCGTGGTCACCGACGACGCCGCCCGGCTCGCCGGCGACGAGGACCTCCGCCACGCCTACCTGGGCTTCTAG
- a CDS encoding tRNA adenosine deaminase-associated protein produces the protein MSAPGPAAPPSWAVRVSRRGDGWRVQLLAADASDELPVLERALGEPGAEGWPPPFVVVVDSRLYFVVLRHGPGGMVRALISDATMQEWVLGAEVVERYGIAVDEDGAFDDDETGWPGGDLDVFADDGLPADDLRPIVTADDLWADEMVARIAARLGFADELAAAVGA, from the coding sequence GTGAGCGCCCCCGGTCCCGCGGCGCCGCCGAGCTGGGCGGTCCGGGTCAGCCGCCGCGGCGACGGCTGGCGGGTGCAGCTGCTGGCCGCCGACGCCTCCGACGAGCTGCCGGTGCTCGAGCGGGCGCTGGGCGAGCCGGGCGCGGAGGGGTGGCCGCCGCCGTTCGTGGTCGTCGTCGACTCGCGGCTGTACTTCGTCGTGCTGCGGCACGGCCCCGGTGGCATGGTCCGGGCCCTGATCTCCGACGCCACCATGCAGGAGTGGGTGCTCGGCGCGGAGGTGGTCGAGCGGTACGGGATCGCCGTCGACGAGGACGGCGCCTTCGACGACGACGAGACCGGCTGGCCGGGAGGGGACCTGGACGTGTTCGCCGACGACGGACTGCCCGCGGACGACCTGCGGCCGATCGTGACCGCCGACGACCTGTGGGCCGACGAGATGGTCGCGCGGATCGCCGCCCGGCTGGGGTTCGCCGACGAGCTGGCCGCGGCGGTGGGCGCATGA
- a CDS encoding prephenate dehydrogenase/arogenate dehydrogenase family protein, with protein MTPPAPAIPVPTMPKPPVGVVGLGQLGGSLAAALLAAGREVSGWDVDPAAREAAAARGVRVTRELGGVVVLAVPLPVMAGALDGLDVDADATVTDLGSVKAPVLASVGARLGDRFVGGHPMAGTERSGHGATDPGLFRGARWALCLEPGTDLRRWLRAAEVALDAGAEVVPVTAAEHDDAVAAVSHVPHLLAAALAAAAGEAGPLALALGAGSFRDGTRVIGSDPAFVTAMVEGNAGPTAAALDRVRAQLERPWPDLVAAGHAVRTADPGRRVVRVPLDRAALLALGRTGGAVTQRLAAFVEGWVPGR; from the coding sequence ATGACCCCGCCCGCCCCGGCGATCCCGGTGCCCACCATGCCGAAGCCGCCGGTCGGGGTGGTGGGCCTGGGCCAGCTCGGCGGGTCGCTGGCCGCCGCGCTGCTCGCCGCCGGCCGGGAGGTGTCCGGGTGGGACGTCGACCCGGCCGCGCGCGAGGCGGCCGCGGCGCGCGGCGTGCGCGTCACCCGTGAGCTCGGCGGCGTCGTCGTCCTGGCCGTGCCGCTGCCGGTGATGGCCGGCGCGCTCGACGGTCTCGACGTCGACGCGGACGCGACCGTGACCGACCTCGGCTCGGTGAAGGCCCCCGTGCTGGCGTCCGTGGGTGCGCGGCTCGGCGACCGGTTCGTGGGCGGGCACCCGATGGCGGGGACCGAGCGGTCCGGCCACGGCGCCACCGACCCCGGCCTGTTCCGCGGCGCGCGGTGGGCGCTGTGCCTGGAGCCGGGCACCGACCTGCGGCGCTGGCTGCGGGCCGCGGAGGTGGCCCTCGACGCCGGTGCCGAGGTGGTGCCGGTGACCGCTGCGGAGCACGACGACGCCGTCGCCGCGGTCAGCCACGTGCCGCACCTGCTCGCCGCGGCGCTGGCCGCGGCGGCCGGTGAGGCGGGGCCGCTGGCCCTCGCGCTGGGGGCCGGCAGCTTCCGCGACGGCACGCGGGTGATCGGCAGCGACCCGGCGTTCGTCACCGCGATGGTCGAGGGCAACGCCGGGCCGACGGCCGCGGCGCTCGACCGCGTGCGCGCGCAGCTGGAGCGCCCCTGGCCCGACCTGGTCGCCGCCGGCCACGCCGTGCGGACCGCCGACCCCGGCCGGCGGGTGGTCCGGGTACCGCTGGACCGGGCGGCGCTGCTGGCGCTGGGCCGGACCGGCGGCGCGGTCACCCAGCGGCTGGCCGCCTTCGTCGAGGGCTGGGTGCCCGGCCGCTGA
- a CDS encoding O-methyltransferase, whose protein sequence is MTPRSFLLSQEVSDYVRASSEPLDEVAAALVAETAQLAARGEVPATFQVAVEQGVLMQLLTGALGVRRAVEIGTFTGFSALCIARGLADGGRLLCLDRSEEWTAVARRYWERAGVADRVELRLGEALDLLRAVPAEPVFDLAFVDADKAGYPAYVEELHPRMRPGGLVLLDNTLRSGRVLAPVSEEDHVLVALNAALATDPRFETVLLPLADGLTVLRVR, encoded by the coding sequence GTGACGCCGCGGTCCTTCCTCCTCAGCCAGGAGGTCTCCGACTACGTGCGGGCCAGCTCCGAGCCGCTCGACGAGGTGGCCGCCGCGCTCGTGGCCGAGACCGCCCAGCTCGCCGCCCGGGGCGAGGTCCCGGCCACCTTCCAGGTCGCGGTCGAGCAGGGCGTGCTCATGCAGCTGCTCACCGGCGCGCTGGGCGTCCGGCGGGCGGTGGAGATCGGCACGTTCACCGGCTTCTCGGCGCTGTGCATCGCGCGCGGGCTGGCCGACGGCGGCCGGCTGCTGTGCCTCGACCGCAGCGAGGAGTGGACGGCGGTCGCCCGCCGGTACTGGGAGCGGGCCGGCGTCGCCGACCGGGTCGAGCTCCGCCTGGGCGAGGCGCTGGACCTGCTGCGCGCGGTCCCGGCGGAGCCGGTGTTCGACCTGGCCTTCGTCGACGCCGACAAGGCCGGCTACCCCGCCTACGTCGAGGAGCTGCACCCGCGGATGCGGCCGGGCGGGCTGGTCCTGCTGGACAACACGCTGCGCAGCGGCCGGGTGCTGGCGCCGGTCTCGGAGGAGGACCACGTGCTCGTCGCGCTCAACGCCGCGCTGGCCACCGACCCGCGGTTCGAGACGGTGCTGCTGCCCCTGGCCGACGGCCTGACCGTGCTGCGGGTCCGGTGA
- a CDS encoding serine/threonine-protein kinase, whose translation MTSTVPGRLVAGRYRLLERIGGGGMGAVWLGRDELLDRRVAVKQVLLAAGADPETTDQQRLRALREGRIAARLSHPHAISVYDVALEQGVPWLVMEYLPSRSLAAVLAEDGPLRTDQTAQVGAQLADALAAVHAAGIVHRDVKPANVLIGRGDRVDGLVKITDFGISHASGDVTLTQTGQITGTPAFLAPEVAQGSEMTPASDVFSLGATLYSCVEGEPPFGMDDNALRLLHRVAGGEIRPPRHAGSLEKPVLRMLARDPAERPGMPEVRDVLVKLAAGRDGDPTTVLLARTDLQTPRGRNRTTRFAAEAQRTGPPTAVQPVVAPADAPPDPPTLTEPPAPAATPVPGPASAPEPFPDPEPERPVPLVGPRRRRRGPLLVAALVLLVVLAALGTWLTLRDGDGGSPSADPAGSGTTGATTSGGADPTTEPAPSSEGSGGEAAEQPTGAAPTTEAEERSSDPAPDPAPDPAPDAAAEVRQTLEQYYEYLPGDPQSAYAMTGPSLQSRASYGYYRDYFGRWDEVSLLDVREVDDQGDRITATSQVEFVRPGERLVETHAVTFVRDEDGGLLVDLDVLA comes from the coding sequence GTGACCTCGACCGTCCCGGGCCGCCTGGTGGCCGGCCGCTATCGCCTGCTGGAGCGCATCGGCGGCGGCGGCATGGGCGCGGTGTGGCTCGGGCGTGACGAACTCCTCGACCGGCGGGTGGCCGTCAAGCAGGTCCTGCTGGCGGCCGGCGCGGACCCCGAGACGACCGACCAGCAGCGCCTGCGGGCGCTGCGCGAGGGCCGGATCGCCGCGCGGCTGAGCCATCCGCACGCGATCTCGGTCTACGACGTCGCGCTGGAGCAGGGCGTGCCGTGGCTGGTGATGGAGTACCTGCCCTCCCGCAGCCTGGCCGCGGTGCTGGCCGAGGACGGGCCGCTGCGCACCGACCAGACGGCGCAGGTCGGTGCCCAGCTCGCCGACGCGCTGGCCGCGGTGCACGCGGCCGGCATCGTGCACCGGGACGTGAAGCCCGCCAACGTGCTCATCGGCCGCGGCGACCGCGTCGACGGCCTGGTCAAGATCACCGACTTCGGCATCTCGCACGCCAGCGGGGACGTCACGCTCACCCAGACCGGCCAGATCACCGGGACGCCGGCCTTCCTCGCCCCCGAGGTCGCGCAGGGCAGTGAGATGACGCCCGCCAGCGACGTCTTCTCCCTCGGCGCCACGCTCTACTCCTGCGTGGAGGGCGAGCCCCCGTTCGGCATGGACGACAACGCCCTGCGCCTGCTGCACCGGGTGGCCGGCGGCGAGATCCGGCCGCCCCGCCACGCCGGCTCGCTGGAGAAGCCGGTGCTGCGGATGCTCGCCCGCGACCCCGCCGAGCGGCCGGGGATGCCCGAGGTCCGCGACGTCCTCGTGAAGCTCGCCGCCGGCCGTGACGGCGACCCGACGACGGTGCTGCTGGCCCGCACCGACCTGCAGACCCCGCGCGGGCGGAACCGGACGACCCGCTTCGCCGCCGAGGCGCAGCGCACCGGCCCGCCGACCGCCGTCCAGCCCGTGGTCGCCCCGGCGGACGCTCCCCCGGACCCGCCGACCCTCACCGAGCCACCCGCACCCGCCGCCACCCCCGTCCCCGGACCCGCCTCGGCACCCGAGCCGTTCCCCGACCCGGAGCCCGAGCGGCCGGTGCCGCTCGTCGGTCCCCGGAGGCGCCGCCGCGGTCCGCTGCTGGTGGCCGCGCTGGTGCTCCTGGTCGTGCTGGCGGCCCTGGGCACGTGGCTGACCCTGCGCGACGGGGACGGCGGGAGCCCGTCGGCCGACCCGGCGGGGTCGGGGACGACCGGGGCGACCACGTCGGGGGGCGCGGACCCGACCACCGAGCCGGCGCCCTCGTCGGAGGGGAGCGGAGGGGAGGCGGCGGAGCAGCCCACCGGGGCGGCGCCGACGACGGAGGCCGAGGAGCGGTCGTCCGACCCCGCGCCCGACCCCGCACCCGACCCCGCACCCGACGCGGCCGCCGAGGTGCGGCAGACCCTCGAGCAGTACTACGAGTACCTGCCCGGCGACCCGCAGAGCGCCTACGCGATGACCGGGCCGAGCCTGCAGTCGCGGGCCAGCTACGGCTACTACCGCGACTACTTCGGCCGCTGGGACGAGGTGTCCCTGCTCGACGTGCGGGAGGTCGACGACCAGGGCGACCGCATCACCGCGACCAGCCAGGTGGAGTTCGTCCGCCCCGGGGAGCGCCTGGTGGAGACGCACGCGGTGACCTTCGTGCGCGACGAGGACGGCGGGCTGCTGGTCGACCTCGACGTCCTGGCCTGA
- a CDS encoding DUF2630 family protein, whose amino-acid sequence MDDSEIRSRIDALVEEEHRLRDSGEHTEEQRARLRQIEEDRDQLWDLLRQRDAKRQYDEDPDSAEVRPKSEVEGYLQ is encoded by the coding sequence ATGGACGACAGCGAGATCCGCAGCCGCATCGACGCGCTGGTCGAGGAGGAGCACCGGCTCCGCGACAGCGGGGAGCACACCGAGGAGCAGCGCGCCCGGCTCCGGCAGATCGAGGAGGACCGGGACCAGCTCTGGGACCTGCTCCGCCAGCGGGACGCCAAGCGGCAGTACGACGAGGACCCCGACAGCGCCGAGGTGCGCCCGAAGTCCGAGGTCGAGGGCTACCTGCAGTAG
- a CDS encoding Ada metal-binding domain-containing protein, with the protein MRVVPEVRRCLAATVVATRTRPGVVNTPAVTAGKASCPFDTPYGDRLSKVSQPWPHDADVYKLLGADRRPYMSAVPGTLGGYRPGKIYGRLDCPSALRWIAKGHYVNHRVFFADEATAIAAGYQPCSRCMPEKQREWERTPTPQPHAPAAPGRAKSLTGNDHWGGGERA; encoded by the coding sequence ATGCGCGTGGTGCCCGAAGTGCGCCGTTGCCTGGCGGCAACCGTCGTCGCGACGCGGACTCGCCCGGGCGTAGTCAATACACCCGCAGTCACTGCGGGAAAGGCCTCATGCCCCTTTGACACACCGTATGGAGACCGGTTGTCGAAGGTCAGTCAACCGTGGCCTCATGATGCCGACGTGTACAAACTGCTGGGTGCCGATCGTCGTCCATACATGAGCGCGGTCCCCGGAACGCTGGGCGGCTATCGGCCCGGGAAGATCTACGGACGCCTCGACTGCCCGTCCGCTCTCCGATGGATCGCTAAGGGCCACTACGTCAACCACCGGGTCTTCTTCGCCGATGAGGCCACCGCCATCGCCGCCGGGTATCAACCTTGCTCTAGGTGCATGCCGGAGAAGCAGCGGGAGTGGGAGCGGACGCCAACGCCGCAGCCCCACGCTCCTGCGGCCCCTGGCCGAGCGAAGTCCCTGACGGGGAATGATCACTGGGGCGGCGGGGAACGGGCCTGA
- a CDS encoding ABC transporter ATP-binding protein, protein MTGISVTFGGIKALTDVSLTVEPGQVHGLIGPNGAGKTTMFNVACGLVRNSEGTITWRGEELRRLRPAQLAGLGIARTLQGVGLFPGLTVLENVMVGAHKHAKAGFFSALLAIPTADRDDARLRERAMTALAELDADDYAARYPGSLPYPVQKRVALARALVSEPELLLLDEPASGLSEDEMHELGELIQHLSGRMSVLLVEHHMDLVMRVCDQITVLDSGRQIAAGTPQQVQNDPAVTEAYLGDAVDDTTDVSELAGTDGGTHRG, encoded by the coding sequence ATGACGGGCATCAGCGTCACCTTCGGCGGCATCAAGGCCCTCACCGACGTGTCGCTGACCGTCGAGCCGGGCCAGGTGCACGGCCTCATCGGGCCCAACGGCGCCGGCAAGACGACGATGTTCAACGTGGCCTGCGGGCTGGTCCGCAACAGCGAGGGCACGATCACCTGGCGCGGCGAGGAGCTGCGGCGGCTGCGGCCGGCGCAGCTGGCCGGGCTCGGCATCGCCCGCACCCTGCAGGGGGTCGGGCTCTTCCCCGGCCTGACCGTGCTCGAGAACGTGATGGTCGGCGCGCACAAGCACGCGAAGGCGGGCTTCTTCTCCGCGCTGCTCGCCATCCCGACCGCCGACCGGGACGACGCCCGGCTGCGCGAGCGGGCCATGACGGCGCTGGCCGAGCTCGACGCCGACGACTACGCCGCCCGCTACCCCGGCAGCCTCCCCTACCCCGTGCAGAAGCGGGTCGCGCTGGCCCGCGCGCTGGTCTCCGAACCCGAGCTGCTGCTGCTCGACGAGCCGGCCTCCGGCCTCAGCGAGGACGAGATGCACGAGCTCGGCGAGCTCATCCAGCACCTGAGCGGCCGGATGAGCGTCCTGCTCGTCGAGCACCACATGGACCTGGTCATGCGCGTGTGCGACCAGATCACCGTCCTGGACTCCGGCAGGCAGATCGCCGCCGGCACACCGCAGCAGGTCCAGAACGACCCGGCGGTCACCGAGGCCTACCTCGGCGACGCCGTCGACGACACCACCGACGTCAGCGAGCTGGCGGGCACCGACGGGGGGACCCACCGTGGCTGA
- a CDS encoding HAD-IA family hydrolase, which translates to MSATVSAVVFDLGGVITESPMLAFAAYEAEAGLPDGLIRRLNSTDPDTNAWARYERNELDVEGFVDTFEAEALAAGHRVDARRVLAALSGEIRPQMVEAVRSLRAAGLPLGMLSNNVAPMERTGRLAELLDLFDAVVESSVEGIRKPEPEIYRRALARLNEATGRDLDFADCAYLDDLGINLKPARALGMHTIKVADPADALAELSALVGFPLAGARA; encoded by the coding sequence ATGAGCGCCACCGTGTCGGCCGTCGTCTTCGACCTGGGCGGGGTGATCACCGAGAGCCCGATGCTGGCCTTCGCCGCCTACGAGGCCGAGGCGGGGCTGCCCGACGGCCTCATCCGGCGGCTCAACAGCACCGATCCCGACACCAACGCCTGGGCGCGCTACGAGCGCAACGAGCTCGACGTGGAGGGGTTCGTCGACACCTTCGAGGCCGAGGCGCTGGCCGCCGGCCACCGGGTCGACGCCCGCCGGGTGCTGGCCGCGCTGTCGGGGGAGATCCGCCCGCAGATGGTGGAGGCGGTGCGGAGCCTGCGGGCCGCGGGGCTGCCGCTGGGGATGCTGTCGAACAACGTCGCGCCGATGGAGCGCACCGGGCGGCTGGCCGAGCTGCTCGACCTGTTCGACGCCGTCGTGGAGTCCTCGGTGGAGGGGATCCGCAAGCCCGAGCCGGAGATCTACCGGCGGGCGCTGGCGCGGCTCAACGAGGCCACCGGCCGGGACCTCGACTTCGCCGACTGCGCCTACCTCGACGACCTGGGCATCAACCTCAAGCCGGCCCGGGCGCTGGGCATGCACACGATCAAGGTGGCCGACCCCGCCGACGCGCTGGCCGAGCTGTCCGCGCTGGTCGGCTTCCCCCTGGCCGGCGCCCGCGCGTGA
- a CDS encoding PaaI family thioesterase has translation MADAAPADGAEVDPALFDRLAADPLAELLGIALEQVRPGYARAGMTVGPRMLNAVGTAHGGATMALLDVVHAAVSNSHGTVAVAQDVHTEFLTAGRPGERLVAEGTELHRGRRTAVYRIDARGEDGRLVATALARVFRTDRPWGPA, from the coding sequence ATGGCCGATGCCGCACCCGCCGACGGAGCCGAGGTCGACCCCGCGCTGTTCGACCGCCTGGCGGCCGACCCGCTCGCCGAGCTGCTCGGCATCGCGCTGGAGCAGGTGCGGCCCGGTTACGCCCGTGCGGGCATGACCGTGGGCCCGCGCATGCTCAACGCCGTGGGGACCGCGCACGGCGGCGCGACGATGGCGCTGCTCGACGTCGTCCACGCCGCGGTGAGCAACAGCCACGGCACGGTGGCCGTCGCCCAGGACGTGCACACGGAGTTCCTCACCGCCGGCCGGCCCGGCGAGCGGCTGGTCGCCGAGGGCACCGAGCTGCACCGCGGCCGCCGCACCGCCGTCTACCGCATCGACGCCCGCGGCGAGGACGGCCGGCTGGTGGCCACCGCCCTGGCCCGCGTCTTCCGCACCGACCGGCCGTGGGGGCCGGCATGA
- a CDS encoding DMT family transporter: MSTPSSPASSRGFLFVVLASLCWGTSGLSGRVIADRSDLSALDIAWYRLAIGAAALAVAWVVTARRRGPAVRVTRPVAVRLVLVGVGLAAYQLAYFTAVERAGVSIATLVALGLAPLLIAVGATLLGPGRPDAATLVALTVALVGLTLLVGVSAGAGTGTAVLLGALVASGSALGYAVVTLAGGGVPAGVPVTLAGFAGGALLLTPVVLAEGTSFPADGGAIAVLLYLGLVPSALAYGLFFTGVRTVPGAVASIVTLLEPLTATALATAFLGERLAPAAVAGGLLLLAAVAGLYLHRSRRSPEPVSGA; encoded by the coding sequence TCCTCGCCTCGCTGTGCTGGGGCACCTCCGGCCTCTCCGGCCGCGTCATCGCCGACCGCAGCGACCTGTCCGCCCTCGACATCGCCTGGTACCGCCTGGCCATCGGCGCCGCGGCCCTCGCCGTCGCCTGGGTGGTGACCGCCCGGCGGCGGGGGCCCGCCGTCCGCGTGACCCGCCCGGTCGCCGTGCGGCTGGTCCTCGTGGGCGTCGGGCTGGCCGCCTACCAGCTCGCCTACTTCACCGCCGTCGAGCGGGCGGGCGTGAGCATCGCCACGCTGGTCGCCCTCGGCCTGGCGCCGCTGCTCATCGCCGTCGGCGCCACCCTGCTCGGCCCCGGCCGGCCGGACGCGGCGACCCTGGTCGCCCTCACCGTCGCGCTGGTCGGGCTCACCCTGCTCGTCGGCGTCTCCGCGGGCGCCGGCACCGGCACGGCGGTGCTGCTCGGCGCGCTCGTCGCCAGCGGGTCGGCCCTGGGCTACGCCGTCGTCACGCTGGCCGGCGGAGGCGTGCCGGCCGGGGTCCCGGTCACCCTGGCCGGGTTCGCCGGCGGCGCGCTGCTGCTCACCCCGGTGGTGCTGGCGGAGGGGACGTCGTTCCCCGCGGACGGCGGCGCGATCGCCGTGCTGCTCTACCTGGGCCTGGTGCCGAGCGCGCTGGCCTACGGCCTGTTCTTCACCGGCGTGCGGACGGTGCCGGGGGCGGTCGCCTCGATCGTCACGCTGCTCGAGCCGCTCACCGCGACCGCGCTGGCCACCGCGTTCCTCGGCGAGCGGCTGGCGCCCGCGGCCGTGGCCGGCGGCCTGCTGCTGCTCGCGGCCGTGGCCGGGCTGTACCTCCACCGGTCGCGGCGCTCCCCGGAGCCGGTGTCCGGGGCGTGA
- the tadA gene encoding tRNA adenosine(34) deaminase TadA, which produces MTLPDDVVDAAMVRALELAAAAQEWGDTPIGAVVLGPDGAVLAEAANERERRGDPTAHAEVLALRAAAGVHGDGWRLTGTTLVVTLEPCTMCAGASVLARVDRVVFGADDPKAGAAGSLWDVVRDRRLNHRPQVTGGVRAEESATLLRAFFRRKRGL; this is translated from the coding sequence GTGACCCTGCCGGACGACGTCGTCGACGCGGCGATGGTCCGCGCGCTGGAGCTGGCCGCCGCCGCGCAGGAGTGGGGCGACACCCCGATCGGCGCCGTCGTCCTCGGACCCGACGGCGCGGTGCTGGCCGAGGCGGCCAACGAGCGCGAGAGGCGCGGTGACCCCACCGCGCACGCCGAGGTGCTGGCCCTGCGCGCGGCTGCCGGGGTGCACGGCGACGGCTGGCGGCTGACCGGGACGACGCTCGTCGTCACGCTGGAGCCCTGCACGATGTGCGCCGGGGCGAGCGTGCTGGCGCGGGTCGACCGAGTCGTCTTCGGCGCCGACGACCCGAAGGCCGGGGCCGCGGGGTCGCTGTGGGACGTCGTCCGCGACCGCCGGCTCAACCACCGCCCGCAGGTCACCGGCGGGGTGCGGGCGGAGGAGAGCGCGACGCTGCTACGCGCGTTCTTCCGCCGGAAGCGGGGCCTGTAG